The window CAGAGGTTCCCTTTGACAGGTCAAGGATAGAAGTGGCAATAGGAAAGGCGTTCAAAGCTATTGGAGAACCTGTTGATGCAAGCACACTGGAAGAACTTGTGAATCACATTATTCTTAAGGTTCTTGAGCTTAAAAGGGAAAGCGTCCATGTGGAGGAGGTGCAGGATATTGTAGAAGAAACCCTTATACTTCACGGCTTTGCTAAAACTGCTAAAGCCTACATCTTATACAGAAAGAAGAGGGAGGAGCTAAGGGACATATCAAAAGCCATAGTGGATGCGGAAAAAGTGGTTCAAGAGTATGTATATCAGCAAGACTGGAGGGTAAGAGAAAATGCTAATGCGAGCTACTCTTTCTCAGGGCTTATGCTTCATACCGCTGGAACTGTAATAGCTCACTATACGCTTACCTATGTGTATCCTGAGAGGATAGCAAAAGCTCACAGAGAAGGGGATTTTCACATACATGACCTATCACACGGTATAGTGGGCTACTGTGCAGGTTGGTCTCTTGAGGACCTCTTGCGAAAAGGCTTTAGGGGTGGATACGGTAAGGTAACCGCAGGACCAGCAAAACACTTTTCTTCCCTTGTAGGTCAAATAGTTAACTTTCTGGGATGCGTTCAGATGGAGTTTGCAGGCGCTCAAGCTTTAAACTCCGTTGATACATACCTTGCACCTTTCGTAAGGGTTGATAAACTAAGCTACGAAGAAGTAAAACAGGTAATCCAGCAGTTGGTATTTTCCCTCAATGTACCCTCAAGGTGGGGTGGACAAGCACCCTTTGTAAACTTCTCCTTTGACTGGACTGTTCCCGAGGACATGAGGGAAAGACCCGTCTTAGTAGGGGGAACGGAGAGACCAGATATAGGATACTATGGAGAATTTCAGGAAGAGATGAACATGATAAACAGAGCTTTTATTGAGGTGCTTATGGAAGGAGATCACGCTGGCAGGATATTCTCCTTTCCCATACCTACCTATAACATAACTTCGGATTTTGACTTCTACTCGGAAAATGCAAAAATGCTCTGGAAACTTACCGCCAAATACGGTATTCCTTACTTCCAAAACTTTATATCAAGCAGTTTGAAACCCGGTGATGTTAGAAGTATGTGTTGCAGGCTACAGCTTGACCTTAGAGAACTGAGGCGCAGAATGGGTGGCCTTTTTGGAAGCGCTGACAAAACAGGTTCCATAGGTGTTGTGACCATAAACATGCCCAGGATAGCTTACCTCTCTGGAAGCGAGGAGGAGTTTTTTGAAAGACTCAGCGAGCTTATGGAACTTGCAAAAGAAAGCCTTGAGATAAAGAGAAAAGTTATAGAGAGGAATCTGAAGAAAGGGCTTATGCCTTACTCAAGGGAGTACCTACAATCTTTTGACACCTTTTTCTCCACCATAGGACTTGTAGGTATGAACGAAGCATGTTTAAACTTGCTCGGTGTATCCATAGCAGAACCCCAAGGTAAGGATTTTGCCATAAGAGTGTTAAAATTTATGAGGGAAAGGCTTGCAGACTTCCAAGAAGAAACGGGACACCTTTACAATCTTGAAGCTACCCCAGCGGAGTCTGCAGCTTATAGGCTTGCAAGGATAGACAGAGCTAAGTTTCCAGATATAATCACTGCAGGAGAAAGTGAGCCTTATTACACAAACTCCACACATCTGCCAGTAAACTACACAGATGATCCCTTTGAGGTGCTTGAGCACCAAAAAGACCTGCAGGTGCTTTATACAGGTGGAACAGTAATACACTTCTTCCTCCAAGAATCTCCTAACGAAACAGCATTACCGGAATTTATAAAGAAGGTTTTTGAACGGTACCCTGTGCCTTACATAACCATAACACCCACCTTTTCTGTTTGCAAGGAACACGGCTACATACAGGGTGAACACTTCAACTGTCCCCAATGTGGGAGGCAGACGGAAGTTTATTCAAGGGTGGTAGGATACTACAGACCTGTTCAACTTTGGAACAGGGGCAAGCAGGAAGAGTTCAAAGACAGACTTGAGTATGTTATTTGATGGATCTTTCTATTTGCACAGGCTCTTTGTGCCTGTGCTTTTCTTCTACCTCTGCCAACTCCGCTATGGTGGTGGTGTTAAGATAGTCCAGTATGGTCTCTCTTAGTCTCGTCCACTTTTCGTGCACCCTACATGGAGATACCTGCCACTCCTCACACCTTCCAGGTCTTAAGGCGCAGTAGTCCAGTTTGTAATCTTCATCCAGATAGCGTATAACATCCATTATGGTTATCTGCTCTGGGGGTACTGCAAGGGTAAAACCACCCGTGGGACCTTTGTAGGACCTGAGCACCCTTTCCCTTGCCAGCTTGTGGAATATTTTGGACAGGAAGGGTTTGGGAATTTTTTGAGCTTCTGCTATCTCCTCAACTTTCACAAGCCTGTCTTTGTTCAGCGCCAAGTAAGACAAAGCCAGCAAAGCGTACTTGACTGTTTCTGAGTATATCATAATGTTATAATTATAGCATGGGAAATGAATTTGACAAGATCCTAAAAATTATACAGCAGGACCTCCCTTTAGTTAGCAGACCCTTTCTTACACTTGCGGAGAGTGTAGGCATCACGGAAAGTGAGCTCTTGAAAACCATAGAAAAGCTCGTTGATGATGGTGTAGTCAGAGAGATCGCGCCCATATACGATAGCAAGATGCTTGGCTACGACTCTGCTCTGGTAGCCTTTAAAGTGCCTCAGGATAAATTACAGATGGTAGCAGACTTTGTGAGCTCATGCCCAACCGTGAGTCATAATTACGAGCGGACTCATCCTTTTAACCTCTGGTTTACCTTGGCTGTGCCACCAGATACTCTAAGTCTTGAAGATGTAGTAAGGCTCATGGCGGAAAGAACAGGAACGCTGGACTATCTTGTTTTAAGGGCAGTGAGAACTTTTAAGATAGGCGTAAGACTTGACTACGAATCTGCGCATGAAAAGGAAAGCGTAGGTTTTACCCACAAACCTTATAAGCCTTTGAAGGAGCATGAAAAGGAGGTGGTGAGAGTAGTACAAGGTAGGATGCCTCTTACGGAAAGACCTTTCTTTGAGTACGCTCAGATGCTTGGTATGAAAGAGGAAGAACTTTTAAATCTGTTGAAGGATCTGAAAGAAAGAGGGGTGTTAAGGAGAAT of the Hydrogenobacter hydrogenophilus genome contains:
- a CDS encoding RrF2 family transcriptional regulator, which gives rise to MIYSETVKYALLALSYLALNKDRLVKVEEIAEAQKIPKPFLSKIFHKLARERVLRSYKGPTGGFTLAVPPEQITIMDVIRYLDEDYKLDYCALRPGRCEEWQVSPCRVHEKWTRLRETILDYLNTTTIAELAEVEEKHRHKEPVQIERSIK
- a CDS encoding Lrp/AsnC family transcriptional regulator, coding for MGNEFDKILKIIQQDLPLVSRPFLTLAESVGITESELLKTIEKLVDDGVVREIAPIYDSKMLGYDSALVAFKVPQDKLQMVADFVSSCPTVSHNYERTHPFNLWFTLAVPPDTLSLEDVVRLMAERTGTLDYLVLRAVRTFKIGVRLDYESAHEKESVGFTHKPYKPLKEHEKEVVRVVQGRMPLTERPFFEYAQMLGMKEEELLNLLKDLKERGVLRRISAVLYHRRAGFVANAMSVWNVSEDRVEDVGNFMAGFKGVSHCYERTTGESWRYNLFAMMHGRSEEELYNLAKHISQEKGLDDYALLFSTKEFKKRRIKYFSEDFKRWLKALT
- a CDS encoding ribonucleoside triphosphate reductase, which codes for MFRLELESIIAKNKNLPKVIKRDGTEVPFDRSRIEVAIGKAFKAIGEPVDASTLEELVNHIILKVLELKRESVHVEEVQDIVEETLILHGFAKTAKAYILYRKKREELRDISKAIVDAEKVVQEYVYQQDWRVRENANASYSFSGLMLHTAGTVIAHYTLTYVYPERIAKAHREGDFHIHDLSHGIVGYCAGWSLEDLLRKGFRGGYGKVTAGPAKHFSSLVGQIVNFLGCVQMEFAGAQALNSVDTYLAPFVRVDKLSYEEVKQVIQQLVFSLNVPSRWGGQAPFVNFSFDWTVPEDMRERPVLVGGTERPDIGYYGEFQEEMNMINRAFIEVLMEGDHAGRIFSFPIPTYNITSDFDFYSENAKMLWKLTAKYGIPYFQNFISSSLKPGDVRSMCCRLQLDLRELRRRMGGLFGSADKTGSIGVVTINMPRIAYLSGSEEEFFERLSELMELAKESLEIKRKVIERNLKKGLMPYSREYLQSFDTFFSTIGLVGMNEACLNLLGVSIAEPQGKDFAIRVLKFMRERLADFQEETGHLYNLEATPAESAAYRLARIDRAKFPDIITAGESEPYYTNSTHLPVNYTDDPFEVLEHQKDLQVLYTGGTVIHFFLQESPNETALPEFIKKVFERYPVPYITITPTFSVCKEHGYIQGEHFNCPQCGRQTEVYSRVVGYYRPVQLWNRGKQEEFKDRLEYVI